In a genomic window of Sulfurisphaera tokodaii str. 7:
- a CDS encoding helix-turn-helix domain-containing protein codes for MVTIDEVAEILSKRSLEYSMINYPDKKEKSIDIIAVNRNKKMIVKILGNKKSSKIKSDLKNIARIGLGIPVIIEDSTEQEIINDRGNILGMNVETFERILDGEKVFLYKTRGGIFVKINSKELKKKREEMGLSLGEVAQALGVSRISIYDYEREDSYVSIDIAEKLVELFGDDILGDVLSGFKVDEKDINLETQTASLSDKIMLNLNEKGYKVVKMNFTAVDIIASKNDKKLLFSVEADNVSKSLRKFNEAKKITSKIKASLIVVVKESKNKKIYEKEDFNTISENEIMNYEFD; via the coding sequence ATGGTTACTATTGATGAGGTTGCAGAGATACTTTCAAAAAGATCATTAGAGTATTCTATGATTAATTATCCAGATAAAAAGGAAAAATCAATAGATATAATAGCTGTAAATAGGAATAAGAAAATGATAGTTAAAATTCTAGGTAATAAGAAATCATCGAAAATCAAAAGTGACTTGAAAAACATAGCAAGAATTGGACTGGGAATTCCGGTAATAATTGAAGATTCTACTGAGCAAGAAATAATAAATGATAGAGGTAACATATTAGGTATGAATGTAGAGACTTTTGAAAGAATTCTAGATGGAGAGAAAGTCTTCCTATATAAGACAAGGGGAGGAATCTTTGTTAAAATTAACTCTAAGGAGTTAAAAAAGAAAAGAGAAGAGATGGGCTTAAGCTTAGGAGAAGTTGCTCAAGCTTTAGGAGTTTCGAGAATATCTATCTACGATTATGAAAGAGAAGATTCTTATGTGTCGATTGATATTGCTGAAAAACTTGTTGAACTTTTTGGAGATGATATATTAGGTGATGTATTAAGTGGTTTTAAGGTTGACGAAAAAGATATTAACCTAGAAACGCAAACAGCTAGCCTTTCTGATAAAATTATGTTAAATTTGAATGAAAAAGGGTATAAAGTAGTGAAGATGAACTTTACTGCAGTGGATATTATTGCCTCAAAGAATGATAAGAAACTATTATTTTCAGTGGAGGCTGATAACGTCTCTAAGTCCTTAAGAAAATTTAATGAAGCTAAAAAGATTACCAGTAAAATAAAAGCAAGTCTTATTGTGGTTGTGAAAGAGAGCAAAAATAAAAAAATATATGAAAAAGAGGATTTTAATACAATAAGTGAAAACGAAATTATGAACTATGAATTTGATTGA
- a CDS encoding fibrillarin-like rRNA/tRNA 2'-O-methyltransferase — protein MSELVKISKTQFENVFQCEFNDGTVRLCTKNLAPGFSVYGERLFKVEGVEYREWNAFRSKLGGAILKGLKQNPIVKGTKVLYLGAASGTTPSHVSDIVELEGKVYGVEFSPRVVREFLLVAQHRPNLFPILADARFPQYYRTLVEDVDVLYVDIAQPDETDIAIYNAKFFLKNGGYMMMAIKARSIDVTKEPTEIYEMEVNKLKENNFDVIQVIQLDPYDKDHAMVLAKYKGK, from the coding sequence ATGTCAGAATTAGTTAAGATTTCAAAAACACAGTTTGAAAATGTGTTTCAATGTGAATTTAATGATGGCACAGTAAGGCTTTGTACTAAAAACTTAGCTCCAGGGTTTAGTGTTTATGGCGAGAGGCTATTTAAAGTAGAAGGGGTAGAGTATAGAGAATGGAATGCTTTTAGAAGTAAATTAGGCGGTGCTATTCTAAAGGGTTTAAAACAGAATCCTATTGTAAAAGGAACTAAAGTACTTTATTTGGGTGCAGCTTCTGGAACTACTCCAAGTCATGTTTCTGATATCGTAGAATTAGAAGGAAAAGTATACGGAGTGGAGTTTTCTCCTAGAGTAGTTAGGGAATTTTTACTTGTCGCTCAGCATAGACCTAATTTATTTCCAATTTTAGCAGATGCTAGATTTCCGCAATATTATAGGACTCTTGTAGAAGATGTTGACGTATTATATGTAGATATTGCCCAGCCAGATGAAACAGATATAGCAATCTATAATGCTAAATTTTTCCTTAAAAATGGTGGATATATGATGATGGCAATAAAAGCTAGAAGTATTGATGTTACAAAAGAACCTACTGAAATCTATGAAATGGAAGTTAATAAGTTAAAAGAAAACAACTTTGATGTTATCCAAGTTATTCAGTTAGATCCTTATGATAAAGACCATGCAATGGTGTTAGCAAAATATAAGGGAAAATAA
- a CDS encoding DUF61 family protein — MIDKIFEIGLKNFLSFYPQDLVSIREALDGKLNIRLSDGYSHSLKKEEVEKISHYIPLYLWSLVRIPFVIIKTMEPGEYIVNGSEWEIKALSILLNKDVSKGLRTGDIEKLIKEYKSLIIITLSPINLANEDEENGYY, encoded by the coding sequence ATGATAGATAAAATTTTTGAGATAGGATTAAAGAATTTTTTAAGTTTTTATCCTCAAGACTTAGTAAGTATTCGTGAAGCTCTTGATGGGAAATTAAATATTAGATTATCTGATGGTTACTCTCATTCATTAAAGAAGGAAGAAGTAGAAAAAATCTCTCATTATATACCTCTTTATTTATGGTCATTAGTAAGAATTCCTTTTGTAATAATAAAAACTATGGAACCTGGCGAATACATTGTAAATGGTAGCGAGTGGGAAATAAAGGCGTTATCAATATTACTTAATAAAGATGTAAGTAAGGGACTACGTACAGGAGATATTGAAAAATTAATAAAAGAATATAAATCTTTAATAATTATAACATTAAGTCCTATTAATTTAGCTAATGAGGATGAGGAAAATGGTTACTATTGA